One Trichormus variabilis 0441 genomic window, TAGCCCATCCAAATACTCTAGGGATAACTGATAAACAAATTAAAATCAAAATTGGTACGGCTGTCGTCCATTTTTCGCCAAAGACTATTGGCACATATATAGGAGCTAAAATAGCTTGGGCTAGAATAATTGGTATGACAAACGATAGAATCTTTTTTAAACTATTGACATATCTTTGCTTAAATTCTGCCAAATTTTCTCTGACTGCACATATATAAGGAAATAAGGCAGACATAAATGTATTAATCACATTTATACTAATACCAGAACCAGCATTGAAGGCGAAAAAGTAAATTCCTAATTGTTCTGTACCTAGAAACTTACCAACTATTAAATAATCTAAGTTATTTCTGATTTTATTCAAAAATTCTACAGCCAGAATATTTTTTCCAAAACTGGTAACTTCTCGCCATTTATCGAGAGAAAATTTTGTCGGAGGTCGCCAAGAGTTATTCATCCACGTAACAATAACCCAAACAGGAGTTGAGAAAACTATAGGTAAAACTATAGCCCAAATCCCCATACCTAAAAGAGCAAACACAACTGTAATCACATTTCCAACAAATGCTTGGATAGCATTACATAAAGCTGTAATCTTTAGATGGTTATCGCGTTCAATCAGAGCAGAATTAATCATGTAAATAGGGTATATCAGGTATACAACAGCTAGGGTACAGATAGGGAAGACTAGTTGTTGATTACCATAAAATTGAGCGATGGGAAATGCAGCGATACATTGGCACAAGAAAACTGAAATACCCAGAATGAGATTTAACCAAAATGAAGTATTACATATCGTGTTCAGATCCTTTTCATCAGCTTGAATAATCTTTGCGCCGATACCACCTCTGAGAGTGAAGACATTGGCAAATTCA contains:
- a CDS encoding lipopolysaccharide biosynthesis protein yields the protein MLMKKIKQLLSSQFIRNVGWLGTAELINRIFRLGTTVTLARMFSSQDYGAMALIYTIFEFANVFTLRGGIGAKIIQADEKDLNTICNTSFWLNLILGISVFLCQCIAAFPIAQFYGNQQLVFPICTLAVVYLIYPIYMINSALIERDNHLKITALCNAIQAFVGNVITVVFALLGMGIWAIVLPIVFSTPVWVIVTWMNNSWRPPTKFSLDKWREVTSFGKNILAVEFLNKIRNNLDYLIVGKFLGTEQLGIYFFAFNAGSGISINVINTFMSALFPYICAVRENLAEFKQRYVNSLKKILSFVIPIILAQAILAPIYVPIVFGEKWTTAVPILILICLSVIPRVFGWANSLLLNAVDKTNINLNINLLFTIFFAAAVLLTVQWGVFWVAVGVLLSHVLFIPASVLWSYRYIFHNRTHTLSKV